TGCCTCCCCTACAAAAATGCCTCTATTATTGCTTGCAGATTATTAAGGAAATGGTATAACTTTTCCACTGCCATCAAAAGCAAAGCTAGAAGTCCCACAAGGATAAACCAACTCTGTCTTCCCTCCTGCAGAGCGTAAACTTTTCTTGGGTTAACGTGAGGTGGGTTCGGTGACTTTGGTGGTCCGCCAAACTTGCCAGCAGCTAACGCAGGTGACTTATTTGATGGCACAGGTGCGTCATACCAAATCCGTACTGGAAAGCCCCGATCGTGCAAGCGGGTCAGAACCCCCTGTTGTCCCCTTTGTAAAGGGGGACGGTTCGGGTTATGTTTGTGGTTTAGTAATATCGGATTTCGTATCACTTGGTAGGAGAAATTGCCGAAATCACTTCTACGCAGGTGAGGACTTCCCAGGCTATCAATCAATCTATTCAATAGGTTGCCCAACAGCAATGAGCGATCGCTGGGTATTTTTTTGCAAAACCAAAGATAGAAGGGATGTATCCTGCAGGAACCAACCGATCGTACCTATAAAGATTTTCCACTTTTTCCATTGAAGAGGTTAATGCAATAACAGGCATTTTTCATTAAGATTTGTTTTGATAATATTAATTTTTTGGGAAATCGTGGGCAGGCAGTTTCGTCAGTCCAAAGTGCCGGAAATTTTGTCTTTACGGCTTAAAATTGCTGAAAAATAGAGAATTTGCGGTTTTTATTTTTTGTTCAAAAGATTGTTTCCTGGTTTGTCTGGGCTAGCTGCGATTCTCAGCTTTTTATCAAAAAAAAATGAAACCACCAAAACCTAAAGCGAATATTAAAAAATCTAAAGAAATAGAAAGCATTGTTTCCGAAAAACTAATAGTTGCCCATAATTCTTTTCCAAAGTTCATCAAAGTTCATACAATGAACCTATACGCATAGGTATTTATTCTTAATTGGCAATGATGGCAAACGAATTTCCTTGGCTAAGCGCGATTGTTCTATTTCCCCTAATCGCAGCTGCTTTTATCCCCTTGCTTGGCAAATCCGAAACGGAAAGCGTGCGCTGGTACGCTTTAGGCACCAGCTTGGTAGAACTCGGTTTAACCGTTGGTGCCGTTTGGCAAGGATACAACTTTCAAAACACCGGATACCAACTTGCAGAAAGCTACGCTTGGGTCCCGCAAGTTGGTTTTCACTGGTCCCTAGCGATGGATGGTTTGTCCATGCCCCTGGTTTTGCTAACCGCTATTATCAATACCCTTGCTATCTGGGCGGCATGGCAAGTCAACACCAAACCTCGTCTATTTTACCTGCTAGCGCTGATTTTATACAGTGCCCAAATGGGTGTCTTCTTAGCACAAGATTTGTTGTTATTCTTCTTCATGTGGGAAATTGAGCTGGTGCCCGCCTACCTGCTGATTTCCATTTGGGGAGGTCCGAAGCGTCAGTACGCTGCCACCAAATTTATTTTATATACCGCTTTTGCATCCCTGTTCATTCTCGTTGCTGGTTTGGGTTTGGCCTTCTCTGGGGATACCTTCACCCTCGATATTGCCGCTTTAGGAGGGAAAAATTATCCCTTACTGTTAGAACTGCTGGCATATGCCGGATTTTTAATTTCCTTTGGCGTCAAACTGCCGATTTTCCCGCTGCATACTTGGCTACCTGACGCCCACGGAGAGGCTTCTGCACCGGTTTCCATGATTTTGGCGGGTGTGCTGCTGAAAATGGGTGGTTATGCTTTAATTCGCTTCAATATGGAGTTGCTGCCCAACGCCCATTTGTATTTTGCACCGATTTTGGTGGTCTTAGGAATTGTCAACATTATCTATGGTGCCCTAACGGCGTTTGCCCACACGAATATGAAGCGGCGTTTGGCGAGTTCTTCTATTTCCCATATGGGATTTGTGGTGTTGGGCATTGGTTCCCTAACGGATGTGGGCGTTAACGGCGCTATGATGCAGATGATTTCCCACGGGTTGATTGCGGCGATGCTGTTTTTCCTGGCGGGGGTTACCTACGATCGCACCCATACCTTGGCGATGGATGAAATGGGTGGTTTGGCGAAAAATATGCCCAAGGCCTTTGCTTTGTTTACCGCTGCTGCGATGGCATCCCTGGCTTTGCCGGGAATGAGCGGTTTTATTGGGGAACTGACGGTATTTGTAGGGGTTGCTAACAGCGACTTCTTTAGCAGTTCTTTCAAGACGGTGACGATTTTGCTGGCGGCGGTAGGGTTGATTGCTACGCCGGTATATCTGCTTTCTATGCTGCGGCAGGTGTTTTACGGTAAGGAGAAAACCTCTGTGGAGATCCTGTGGCAGGATGCCAAACCCCGGGAAGTAGCGATCGCGATGTGCTTGTTGCTACCCATTATCGGCATTGGCGTTTATCCCAAACTAGCCACTCGCACTTACGATGCCAAAACGGTGGAAGTGGCTGCCGAAGTGCGCAAGGTCTTCCCCGTCTATGCCAACCAACGGCAACCGCAGCTATTTTCTGGCGGCATCTGGGCCCCCAAATTGCCTTCTGACAGTAATATGTTGGGGGTGGTCGAGGTCGGTCGTAATTCCTAGGAGCGGTCAAGGGTGGGAGATTTAGGAAATAAATTTATTTTTCTCTCCCATGCCCCGATGCCCAATTGCCCAACAACCAAACAATGCCAGTGGCTGTTAAAATACGAAAGCTCTCGATTCCTGCTTGATGGATAGGCTTTATGGGCAATACATTTGGGCATTTATTTCGGATTACAACGTTTGGCGAATCCCACGGTGGTGGTGTTGGCGTGGTTTTGGACGGATGTCCGCCACGCATTCCTATTTGTGAGGAAGAGATTCAAAAAGAATTGGACCGCCGGCGACCGGGACAAAGTAAAATTACAACACCGCGTCGGGAAACGGATACTTGCGAAATTCTTTCAGGGGTGTTTCAAGGACAAACCCTGGGAACTCCCATCAGTATTTTGGTAAGAAATAAGGATGCACGTCCAGTGGATTACCAGGAAATGGCGGAAAAATACCGTCCTTCCCATGCGGATGCTACCTACGATGCGAAATACGGCATTCGCAATTGGGCAGGTGGCGGTCGTTCTTCAGCAAGGGAAACCATCGGTCGCGTGGCAGCGGGTGCGATCGCGAAGAAGATTTTACAGCAAGTTGCTGGTGTGGAAATTGTGGGCTACGTGAAACGCATCCAGCATTTGGAAGCGATGGTGGAGAGCGATCGGGTGACCCCAGAGCAGGTAGAAAGCAACATGGTCCGCTGCCCGGATGCCGAATGCGCCCAAAAAATGGTAGATCTCATCGACCAAATTCGCCGTCAGGGAGATTCTATTGGCGGCGTGGTGGAATGCGTGGCGCGCAACGTTCCCAAAGGTTTGGGAGTGCCGGTGTTTGATAAGTTGGAAGCGGACCTCGCCAAAGGAATTATGTCCCTACCAGCGAGCAAAGGGTTTGAAATTGGCTCTGGCTTTGCTGGTACCACTCTCACCGGCAGCCAGCACAACGACGAGTTTTATACAGATGCAGCCGGCAACCTCCGTACCCGTACCAATCGTTCCGGGGGCATCCAAGGGGGTATTAGCAACGGTGAGTCGATTTTGCTGCGCGCGGCGTTCAAACCCACAGCAACCATTCGCAAAGAACAGCAAACAGTCACCACCACAGGCGAGGAAACCACTTTGGCAGCCCGCGGTCGCCACGATCCTTGCGTTTTGCCCAGAGCGGTCCCCATGGTGGAAGCTATGGTGGCTTTGGTGTTGTGCGACCACCTGCTGCGCCAACAGGCTCAGTGCCAGTTACCAGAATCCTTTTAAGGACTTTTCCCAAACCCTATTATAAATTTTTGGTAAAGGTGCTTGGGGTCATCGACGTGCCGCCTCTTGGTATGGCTAATGAGTAGGATAACATGGAAACTGGCACGATTGAGCCTTTCTGGCACCATTGAGCCTGTTGCCCTGTGTCCAGCAGAGACGACTTATGGAAACTTCTCACGACCACCGCTTTTTCGTTCAATTCTGGGGCGTTCGCGGCAGCATTCCCGTTCCTGGCAAGGAAACCGTCCGTTACGGTGGCAATACCTCCTGCGTGCAGATGCAGGTGGCTGGCAAGTGCTTGATTTTTGATGCGGGAACGGGCATTCAGAACCTTGGCAAGCATCTTGCCAAACAGGGGCCCCAAGAACTGTACCTGTTTTTTACCCACTACCACTGGGACCACATTCAGGGATTTCCGTTTTTTACGCCTGCCTTTCAAACTGGCAATTGCCTGCACATTCATGGTGCCGTTCCCAAGGACAATCCTTCTATGGAGCAGCATTTTATGGAGCGGGTACTGCATCCTAACTCGCCGGTCCCTTTAAACGGCCTCATGCAGGCGGATATGAAGTTTTATGAATTTCCCTGTGGTACGAAAAATACCTTTGATGGTATAGAAATTGAGACGGGAGCGCTCAACCATCCCAACGGCGCTATGGGATATCGGGTGACGTGGCAAGGGAAAACGGTGTTTTACTGCACCGATACCGAACATTTCAGCGATCGCTTGGATGAAAACGTCTTGCATTTAGCCCAGGATGCGGACATTTTGATTTACGACGCCATGTACACCGACGAAGAATACCACCATCCCAAATCGCCGCGGATCGGTTGGGGGCATTCCACCTGGCAGGAAGCGGTCAAAATAGCCGAAGCTGCCAACGTGGGACAGTTGGTGATTTTCCACCACGAACCCACCCACTCCGACGAGTTTCTAGACGAGATCGAGGTCAAAACCAAAGCAGCTTTTCCCAACGCTTTACTGGCGCGGGAAGGGTTGCGGTTGCCCCTCCTCTAGAAGCTCCCCTGATGCCCACCACCAATCCAATACTTATGCGCTCGGAACTCTTGCAGCAACTGGTCGCCACCGCCCAACAAGTGCGCTCCATCGAACAGCAAGCTTTTGACGCTGGGATGCCCGTGGCAGCCCTAATGGAAAAAGCCGCCGTTCGGGTTGCCCAGCGCATCCAAATCCTCTACCCCCTCACCGCCTATCCCCGTGTTGGTGTCTTGATCGGACCCGGTCACAACGGTGGCGATGCTTTGGTGGTAGCGCGGGAATTGCACCTACAGGGCTACCAAGTCCGCCTCCACCGCCCGGGCAGCAAACTGAAAGACCTGCCTGCGGCCCACGCCCAATATGCCAAATATTTGGGGATTCAAGAGTATGACGATCTTTTTCCCCTGCGCGAATGCGAGTTTTTGGTGGATGGTCTGTTTGGCTTTGGCATGACCAAAACCGTGCGCGACCCCTACGCCCAAGCGATCGCCCAGGTGAATCAGTGGCCCCAACCCATCGCCAGCATCGATATGCCCGCCGGTTTGCACACCGATACCGGCGAACCCCTAAAAGAAGCCATTCGCGCCGCGCGGACGTTTTGTCTGGGGGTTTGGAAACCAGCTTTCTTCCAAGACCGAGCGCTGGCTTATGTGGGTCGGGCGGAACTGATCGATATTGGTTTGCCGGAAGCAAGTTTTGAAACCGTATTGGGCCACCCCCCGGCCCTGCGGCTATTTACCCCCAATTTGGGGGACATGCATCTGCCCCTGCAACGACCCCAAGCTGCCCACAAGTATCAAATGGGGCATTTGCTGTTGGTGTGCGGTTCCCGCCAGTATACCGGTGCGCCGATTTTGGCTGGTTTGGGGGCACGTCATAGCGGTGTGGGCATGTTGAGCATGGCCGTGCCCCAATCGTTGCAACTGTGGTTGAGCGCTCAAATTCCGGAAGCGTTGGTGGTGGGACTTCCCGAAGACGCAGATACTGGTGCTGCTACCGCCGATCCAAATTTGCTGGAGAAGGTAGGAGCAGGCAAATACCAAGCGATCGCCATCGGACCGGGATTGACTCCCAACGCCAGCAATCTGGTGCAAGAAATGCTCAAAAGCGATCGCCCCATGGTGGTGGATGCCGATGGGTTGAATGTTTTGGCGCAACTGGGTAGCTACCAGTGGCTGCAAGCGCGAACGGCTGCCACCATCTTGACGCCCCACCCCGGCGAATTCAAACGCCTATTTCCCGATTTAACCGACGAACTAGAACGCGATCGCATAATCGCCGCCCAAAAAGCCGCCCAAACCACCGGTGCCACGATCGTCCTCAAAGGGGCCCGTACGGTCACCGCCTATCCCAACGGTCAAGTCTTTTTAAACCCCCACAGTACCCCTGCTTTAGCCCGCGGTGGCAGCGGCGATGTCCTCACCGGATTGCTGGGGGGATTGGTCGCCCACGGAGTTGCCCAATCGAAAGCGATCGAACCCTGCGTTCCCACCGCCGTTTGGTGGCATGCCCTCGCCGGTGAAAAAGCGGCCAGCGAACGTACGGAAATGGGGGTCGATGCCTTCACCCTCACCCAATATTTGCTCCCCGCTATAACCAATTCTGAATAACAACGATGGTTTTGGTCGAAACTCCTTTTCACCGATTGCAGCAAAATGTAACAGATTGCAAAATATAATAAGAAACAGCCAACACTCAGACAACGATAAGGGTTTTCTATTCACATGCGAGTTGCGATCGCGGGAGCTGGTCTGGCAGGTCTTGCCTGTGCCAAATACCTGGCAGATGCCGGGCATACCCCCATTGTTATCGAACGGAGCGACGTTCCCGGCGGCAAAGTAGCAGCTTTCAAAGATAAGGACGGAGACTGGTACGAAACCGGTCTGCATATCTTTTTCGGTGCTTATCCCAACATGCTGCAACTGTTCGGCGAACTGGGTATCGAAGATCGGCTGCAGTGGAAGCAGCACACCATGATCTTCAACCAGCCCGAACAGCCCGGAACGTATTCCCGGTTTGACTTTCCCAACCTACCTGCCCCCATCAACGGCATTATCGCCATTCTACGCAATAACGATATGCTGAGTTGGGGAGAAAAAATCCGCTTCGGGTTGGGGCTGATTCCCGCCATGATTCGGGGTCAGAAATACGTAGAAGAGATGGACAGCTATTCCTGGACGCAGTGGCTGCAAAAGCAAAACATCCCCACCCGCGTCAACCAGGAAGTGTTCATCGCCATGTCCAAGGCGCTCAATTTTATTGGACCGGATGAAATTTCCGCCACCATCTTGCTAACCGCCCTCAATCGCTTTCTACAGGAAAAAAACGGGTCCAAAATGGCCTTTTTGGATGGTTCTCCCACCGAGCGGTTGTGCCAGCCTTTAATCGACTATATTACCCAACGCGGCGGGCAAGTCCGATTGCGCGCCCCTCTCAAAGAAATTTTATTAAACGACGATGGCACCGTGCGGGGATTTTTCATCCGGGGATTGGACGGAGCGTCGGATGAAGAAATCACTGCCGATGCCTATGTTTCGGCGTTGCCAGTGGACCCGCTCAAACTGTTGCTACCGCAGCCGTGGCGAGAGCTACCCTATTTCCAAAAACTGGATGGACTGCAAGGGGTCCCGGTGATTAACCTCCACCTGTGGTTCGACCGCAAACTCACGGATATCGACCATCTGTTGTTTTCTCGCTCCTCCCTGTTGAGCGTGTACGCTGATATGAGCAATACTTGTCGCGGCTATGCCGACCCAGACCGGTCCATGTTGGAGCTGGTTTTGGCCCCTGCCGCCGAATGGATTGGTCGGTCCGATGAGGAGATTATTAACGCTACCATGGAAGAGCTGCAAAAGCTGTTTCCCCAACATTTTACCGGGGAGAACCGCGCCCAACTGCGCAAGTACCACGTGGTGAAAACGCCGCGTTCGGTTTACAAAGCCACGCCGGGGCGGCAAGCCTACCGACCTAACCAGCGCACCCCCATCGCCAATTTCTATCTGGCTGGGGATTTTACCATGCAGAAGTATTTGGCCAGTATGGAAGGTGCTGTCCTATCTGGTAAGCTGACAGCAAGGGCGATCGCTGAAGACTTACCCGTAACAGCCGCGCCCCAAAAGCAGGACGCCATATCCTCCTAATCCTCAAGGGGAGCTTCCCCAGAGAGTGGCGTGGCTGCGCTAGCACAGCCGCTTCGCTCTCAGCGAAGTCTCCCCATCTCCGTTCGCTCGGTGATGCTTGGAACCACAATAGATAAAGATAAGCCTTTGAAAAGCGGAATGCCTACCCAGAGCGGGACGTCATTAATGTTGCAATTAAGCGATAGTACCCAAACCCAAGCTTCCCCGGAAGAAGCTTACAAACAATGTCGCCACGTGACCGCCAAGTATGCCAAAACCTTCTATTTAGGGACGCTGTTAATGAACCCCGCCAAGCAGCGTGCCATTTGGGCAATTTATGCTTGGTGCCGTCGCAGCGATGAGTTGGTGGACGGTCACCATGCCGAGGTTGCGACCTCGGAAAGCTTGGACCGTTGGGAAGAGCAACTGGAAGCAACGTTTGCCGGACATCCCCAAGATATCTACGATCTGGCGTTGTGGGATACCATCCAGCGTTTCTCCCTAAACATCCAGCCTTTTCGAGATATGATTGCCGGACAGCGCATGGATTTGCATCGGGTGCGCTACGAAACCTTCGAACAGTTGAAGCTGTACTGCTATCGCGTGGCAGGAACGGTAGGGTTGATGTCGCTGGATGTTATGGGAACCGATTTGAGCGGCGACGGGGCCCCTTGGCGGCAAAACCAACTGCAATCTTCTCCGGTGGAAGAAGCGATCGCGTTGGGAATTGCCAACCAACTGACCAATATTCTCCGGGATGTGGGAGAAGATGCCCGGCGCGGGCGCATTTACTTGCCTTTGCAGGAGCTAGCCCAATTTGACTATACCGAAAAAGACTTAATGCAGGGCGTGGTCGACGATCGCTGGCGAGCCCTGATGCAATTTCAAATCCAGCGGGCGCGGGAATACTACGCTCAAGCCGAATACGGCATTAGCCGGTTAAGTCCGGACGCACGTTTCCCGGTTTGGGCAGCTTCCATGCTGTACAGTCAAATTCTCAATGCCATCGAACGTAACCAGTACGATGTTTTCTCCCGTCGCGCCTTCGTTTCCAAA
Above is a window of Geitlerinema sp. PCC 9228 DNA encoding:
- a CDS encoding bifunctional ADP-dependent NAD(P)H-hydrate dehydratase/NAD(P)H-hydrate epimerase, with translation MRSELLQQLVATAQQVRSIEQQAFDAGMPVAALMEKAAVRVAQRIQILYPLTAYPRVGVLIGPGHNGGDALVVARELHLQGYQVRLHRPGSKLKDLPAAHAQYAKYLGIQEYDDLFPLRECEFLVDGLFGFGMTKTVRDPYAQAIAQVNQWPQPIASIDMPAGLHTDTGEPLKEAIRAARTFCLGVWKPAFFQDRALAYVGRAELIDIGLPEASFETVLGHPPALRLFTPNLGDMHLPLQRPQAAHKYQMGHLLLVCGSRQYTGAPILAGLGARHSGVGMLSMAVPQSLQLWLSAQIPEALVVGLPEDADTGAATADPNLLEKVGAGKYQAIAIGPGLTPNASNLVQEMLKSDRPMVVDADGLNVLAQLGSYQWLQARTAATILTPHPGEFKRLFPDLTDELERDRIIAAQKAAQTTGATIVLKGARTVTAYPNGQVFLNPHSTPALARGGSGDVLTGLLGGLVAHGVAQSKAIEPCVPTAVWWHALAGEKAASERTEMGVDAFTLTQYLLPAITNSE
- the pds gene encoding 15-cis-phytoene desaturase, which codes for MRVAIAGAGLAGLACAKYLADAGHTPIVIERSDVPGGKVAAFKDKDGDWYETGLHIFFGAYPNMLQLFGELGIEDRLQWKQHTMIFNQPEQPGTYSRFDFPNLPAPINGIIAILRNNDMLSWGEKIRFGLGLIPAMIRGQKYVEEMDSYSWTQWLQKQNIPTRVNQEVFIAMSKALNFIGPDEISATILLTALNRFLQEKNGSKMAFLDGSPTERLCQPLIDYITQRGGQVRLRAPLKEILLNDDGTVRGFFIRGLDGASDEEITADAYVSALPVDPLKLLLPQPWRELPYFQKLDGLQGVPVINLHLWFDRKLTDIDHLLFSRSSLLSVYADMSNTCRGYADPDRSMLELVLAPAAEWIGRSDEEIINATMEELQKLFPQHFTGENRAQLRKYHVVKTPRSVYKATPGRQAYRPNQRTPIANFYLAGDFTMQKYLASMEGAVLSGKLTARAIAEDLPVTAAPQKQDAISS
- a CDS encoding phytoene synthase; its protein translation is MLQLSDSTQTQASPEEAYKQCRHVTAKYAKTFYLGTLLMNPAKQRAIWAIYAWCRRSDELVDGHHAEVATSESLDRWEEQLEATFAGHPQDIYDLALWDTIQRFSLNIQPFRDMIAGQRMDLHRVRYETFEQLKLYCYRVAGTVGLMSLDVMGTDLSGDGAPWRQNQLQSSPVEEAIALGIANQLTNILRDVGEDARRGRIYLPLQELAQFDYTEKDLMQGVVDDRWRALMQFQIQRAREYYAQAEYGISRLSPDARFPVWAASMLYSQILNAIERNQYDVFSRRAFVSKPRKLLALPVAYMRSQVLS
- a CDS encoding MBL fold metallo-hydrolase — encoded protein: METSHDHRFFVQFWGVRGSIPVPGKETVRYGGNTSCVQMQVAGKCLIFDAGTGIQNLGKHLAKQGPQELYLFFTHYHWDHIQGFPFFTPAFQTGNCLHIHGAVPKDNPSMEQHFMERVLHPNSPVPLNGLMQADMKFYEFPCGTKNTFDGIEIETGALNHPNGAMGYRVTWQGKTVFYCTDTEHFSDRLDENVLHLAQDADILIYDAMYTDEEYHHPKSPRIGWGHSTWQEAVKIAEAANVGQLVIFHHEPTHSDEFLDEIEVKTKAAFPNALLAREGLRLPLL
- a CDS encoding NAD(P)H-quinone oxidoreductase subunit 4; the encoded protein is MANEFPWLSAIVLFPLIAAAFIPLLGKSETESVRWYALGTSLVELGLTVGAVWQGYNFQNTGYQLAESYAWVPQVGFHWSLAMDGLSMPLVLLTAIINTLAIWAAWQVNTKPRLFYLLALILYSAQMGVFLAQDLLLFFFMWEIELVPAYLLISIWGGPKRQYAATKFILYTAFASLFILVAGLGLAFSGDTFTLDIAALGGKNYPLLLELLAYAGFLISFGVKLPIFPLHTWLPDAHGEASAPVSMILAGVLLKMGGYALIRFNMELLPNAHLYFAPILVVLGIVNIIYGALTAFAHTNMKRRLASSSISHMGFVVLGIGSLTDVGVNGAMMQMISHGLIAAMLFFLAGVTYDRTHTLAMDEMGGLAKNMPKAFALFTAAAMASLALPGMSGFIGELTVFVGVANSDFFSSSFKTVTILLAAVGLIATPVYLLSMLRQVFYGKEKTSVEILWQDAKPREVAIAMCLLLPIIGIGVYPKLATRTYDAKTVEVAAEVRKVFPVYANQRQPQLFSGGIWAPKLPSDSNMLGVVEVGRNS
- the aroC gene encoding chorismate synthase: MGNTFGHLFRITTFGESHGGGVGVVLDGCPPRIPICEEEIQKELDRRRPGQSKITTPRRETDTCEILSGVFQGQTLGTPISILVRNKDARPVDYQEMAEKYRPSHADATYDAKYGIRNWAGGGRSSARETIGRVAAGAIAKKILQQVAGVEIVGYVKRIQHLEAMVESDRVTPEQVESNMVRCPDAECAQKMVDLIDQIRRQGDSIGGVVECVARNVPKGLGVPVFDKLEADLAKGIMSLPASKGFEIGSGFAGTTLTGSQHNDEFYTDAAGNLRTRTNRSGGIQGGISNGESILLRAAFKPTATIRKEQQTVTTTGEETTLAARGRHDPCVLPRAVPMVEAMVALVLCDHLLRQQAQCQLPESF